A single Glycine soja cultivar W05 chromosome 14, ASM419377v2, whole genome shotgun sequence DNA region contains:
- the LOC114385484 gene encoding mitochondrial succinate-fumarate transporter 1-like isoform X1, producing the protein MKQDVAQDNTNSYPKKSIPPYMKAISGSLGGIMEASCLQPIDVIKTRLQLDRSGNYKGILHCGATISRTEGVRALWKGLTPFATHLTLKYSLRMGSNAVLQSAFKDPETGKVSGHGRFLSGFGAGVLEAVIIVTPFEVVKIRLQQQRGLSPELLKYKGPVNCARMIIREEGFCGLWAGVAPTVMRNGTNQSAMFTAKNAFDVLLWKKDEGDGRVLQPWQSMISGFLAGTAGPICTGPFDVVKTRLMAQSREGGGVLKYKGMIHAIRTIYAEEGLLALWKGLLPRLMRIPPGQAIMWGVADQIIGLYERRYLQLSTL; encoded by the exons ATGAAACAGGATGTTGCACAAGATAACACCAACTCATATCCAAAGAAATCAATCCCACCCTACATGAAGGCTATCTCTGGCTCACTTGGAGGGATTATGGAGGCTTCTTGCCTGCAGCCCATTGATGTGATCAAGACCAGATTGCAGCTTGATAGGTCAGGGAATTACAAGGGAATACTGCATTGTGGTGCCACAATTTCACGAACAGAAGGGGTACGGGCTTTATGGAAAGGATTGACACCTTTTGCCACACATTTGACCTTGAAGTATTCACTTCGAATGGGTTCTAATGCTGTACTTCAATCAGCATTTAAGGACCCTGAGACTGGGAAGGTTAGCGGTCATGGGAGGTTCCTTTCTGGGTTTGGTGCTGGGGTGCTTGAGGCTGTTATTATTGTCACTCCATTTGAG GTGGTGAAGATAAGACTGCAGCAGCAGAGGGGTCTAAGCCCAGAGCTTTTGAAATATAAAGGTCCTGTTAACTGTGCTCGCATGATTATTAGGGAAGAAGGCTTCTGTGGTCTTTGGGCTGGAGTTGCTCCTACTGTGATGCGTAATGGGACAAATCAGTCTGCCATGTTTACTGCCAAAAATGCTTTCGATGTGCTTTTGTGGAAGAAAGATGAAGGGGATGGGAGAGTCCTCCAACCATGGCAATCTATGATTTCTGGATTCCTTGCAGGCACAgcagggcctatttgtactggtcCATTTGATGTAGTGAAAACAAGGTTGATGGCTCAGAGCCGAGAAGGTGGTGGTGTACTGAAATACAAGGGTATGATCCATGCCATTAGAACAATATATGCAGAAGAAGGACTTCTTGCCTTATGGAAAGGTCTGTTGCCTCGACTCATGAGGATCCCACCTGGACAGGCCATTATGTGGGGTGTAGCTGATCAAATAATTGGTTTGTATGAGAGGAGATATCTTCAACTTTCAACattgtaa
- the LOC114385484 gene encoding mitochondrial succinate-fumarate transporter 1-like isoform X2, with translation MKAISGSLGGIMEASCLQPIDVIKTRLQLDRSGNYKGILHCGATISRTEGVRALWKGLTPFATHLTLKYSLRMGSNAVLQSAFKDPETGKVSGHGRFLSGFGAGVLEAVIIVTPFEVVKIRLQQQRGLSPELLKYKGPVNCARMIIREEGFCGLWAGVAPTVMRNGTNQSAMFTAKNAFDVLLWKKDEGDGRVLQPWQSMISGFLAGTAGPICTGPFDVVKTRLMAQSREGGGVLKYKGMIHAIRTIYAEEGLLALWKGLLPRLMRIPPGQAIMWGVADQIIGLYERRYLQLSTL, from the exons ATGAAGGCTATCTCTGGCTCACTTGGAGGGATTATGGAGGCTTCTTGCCTGCAGCCCATTGATGTGATCAAGACCAGATTGCAGCTTGATAGGTCAGGGAATTACAAGGGAATACTGCATTGTGGTGCCACAATTTCACGAACAGAAGGGGTACGGGCTTTATGGAAAGGATTGACACCTTTTGCCACACATTTGACCTTGAAGTATTCACTTCGAATGGGTTCTAATGCTGTACTTCAATCAGCATTTAAGGACCCTGAGACTGGGAAGGTTAGCGGTCATGGGAGGTTCCTTTCTGGGTTTGGTGCTGGGGTGCTTGAGGCTGTTATTATTGTCACTCCATTTGAG GTGGTGAAGATAAGACTGCAGCAGCAGAGGGGTCTAAGCCCAGAGCTTTTGAAATATAAAGGTCCTGTTAACTGTGCTCGCATGATTATTAGGGAAGAAGGCTTCTGTGGTCTTTGGGCTGGAGTTGCTCCTACTGTGATGCGTAATGGGACAAATCAGTCTGCCATGTTTACTGCCAAAAATGCTTTCGATGTGCTTTTGTGGAAGAAAGATGAAGGGGATGGGAGAGTCCTCCAACCATGGCAATCTATGATTTCTGGATTCCTTGCAGGCACAgcagggcctatttgtactggtcCATTTGATGTAGTGAAAACAAGGTTGATGGCTCAGAGCCGAGAAGGTGGTGGTGTACTGAAATACAAGGGTATGATCCATGCCATTAGAACAATATATGCAGAAGAAGGACTTCTTGCCTTATGGAAAGGTCTGTTGCCTCGACTCATGAGGATCCCACCTGGACAGGCCATTATGTGGGGTGTAGCTGATCAAATAATTGGTTTGTATGAGAGGAGATATCTTCAACTTTCAACattgtaa